From a region of the Streptomyces sp. NBC_01454 genome:
- a CDS encoding MaoC family dehydratase codes for MKAGDELPELTVPITRTLIVAGALASRDYQDVHHDTEAAREKGSPDIFMNILTTNGLVGRYLTDHFGPRCVLRKVAIRLGAPNYPGDTMVLRGTVTEVADGTAVVRVIGANGLGHHVTGTVTVSLPEGTE; via the coding sequence ATGAAAGCCGGTGACGAGCTTCCGGAACTCACCGTCCCGATCACCCGCACCCTGATCGTCGCCGGCGCACTCGCCTCCCGTGACTACCAGGACGTGCACCACGACACCGAGGCGGCCAGGGAGAAGGGCTCCCCGGACATCTTCATGAACATCCTCACCACCAACGGGCTGGTCGGCCGCTACCTCACCGATCACTTCGGGCCGCGCTGCGTCCTGCGCAAGGTCGCCATCCGTCTGGGCGCCCCCAACTACCCGGGGGACACCATGGTGTTGCGCGGCACCGTCACCGAGGTGGCGGACGGTACGGCCGTGGTGCGGGTCATCGGGGCGAACGGCCTCGGCCACCACGTCACCGGCACCGTGACGGTGAGCCTCCCGGAGGGCACGGAATGA
- a CDS encoding acyl-CoA dehydrogenase family protein — protein MDFTPTPEQTAASELAAEIFGDLSTPERLADRGGDTDTALWKELCTAGLSGAVTETGLLGLVLMLEEQGRTTAQVPFAASCVYGLLAIGAHGDTDQRARLLPALRDGTAIATGAFPARPGGVRAWPEGPRRTEGDRRPDGPRKEEGPRKAERPRRAEGPRRADGKGRLTGSVPVVPWLREATHVLVPDGVTQTLWLLRTDAPGVRRDPVETTAPWSAGRLTLDDAPAERLGPDASTAQQSTTHPYADVLATARTAFAGLQAGVCAGALARAVSHTATREQFGRPLSTNQGVLLRAADAYMDTEAIRLTAYEAAWRRDADLDAGEQALTAAWWAAEAGTRVVHTGQHLHGGIGADLDHPVHRHFLWGRQLAAYLGSGAEVLEELGELLTSRDARNAQDAQDARNARDVRNARDVRNARDPQNRQEEGTT, from the coding sequence ATGGACTTCACGCCCACACCCGAGCAGACAGCGGCCAGTGAGCTGGCCGCGGAGATCTTCGGCGACCTGTCCACCCCCGAGCGCCTCGCCGACCGCGGCGGAGATACGGACACCGCGCTCTGGAAGGAGCTGTGCACGGCCGGGCTGTCGGGCGCGGTGACGGAGACCGGGCTGCTCGGGCTCGTCCTGATGCTGGAGGAGCAGGGCCGGACGACGGCGCAGGTGCCGTTCGCCGCGAGCTGCGTCTACGGGCTGCTGGCGATCGGTGCGCACGGCGATACGGACCAACGGGCACGGCTGCTGCCGGCGCTCCGGGACGGTACGGCGATCGCCACCGGGGCGTTCCCGGCCCGGCCGGGCGGTGTACGGGCGTGGCCGGAAGGGCCCCGGAGGACGGAAGGGGACCGGAGGCCGGACGGCCCCCGGAAGGAGGAAGGCCCCCGGAAGGCGGAAAGGCCCCGTAGGGCGGAAGGGCCCCGTAGGGCGGACGGGAAGGGACGGCTGACCGGCAGCGTCCCCGTGGTGCCGTGGCTGCGCGAGGCCACCCATGTGCTGGTACCGGACGGGGTGACGCAGACACTGTGGCTGCTCCGTACCGACGCCCCCGGGGTACGACGCGACCCGGTCGAGACCACCGCCCCCTGGTCGGCGGGCCGGCTCACGCTCGACGACGCCCCCGCCGAACGGCTGGGCCCGGACGCCTCCACTGCGCAGCAGTCCACCACCCACCCTTACGCCGATGTCCTGGCCACCGCCCGTACCGCCTTCGCGGGCCTTCAGGCCGGGGTCTGTGCCGGGGCCCTGGCCCGTGCGGTGTCCCACACCGCCACACGTGAGCAGTTCGGCCGTCCGCTCTCCACCAACCAGGGCGTCCTGCTGCGCGCCGCCGACGCCTACATGGACACCGAGGCGATCCGGCTGACCGCCTACGAGGCGGCCTGGCGCCGGGACGCGGACCTGGACGCCGGGGAGCAGGCGCTGACCGCCGCCTGGTGGGCCGCCGAGGCGGGTACCCGTGTGGTGCACACCGGCCAGCATCTGCACGGCGGCATCGGCGCCGATCTGGACCACCCCGTCCACCGGCACTTCCTGTGGGGCCGCCAACTTGCCGCATACCTGGGCTCGGGAGCCGAAGTGCTGGAGGAATTGGGTGAGTTGCTCACCTCCCGGGACGCACGGAACGCACAGGACGCACAGGACGCACGGAACGCACGGGACGTACGGAACGCGCGGGACGTACGGAACGCGCGGGACCCGCAGAACCGGCAGGAGGAGGGCACCACATGA
- a CDS encoding bifunctional MaoC family dehydratase N-terminal/OB-fold nucleic acid binding domain-containing protein has product MSEVAQEEPAPAAHTARPPDTSLPYERLKSFEGRPAATAAVGKDPVNAPMIRHWCEAVGDANPAYQGSEAIAPPTMLQAWTMGGLSGHTDRSGAFDALFALLDSAGYTSVVATDCEQEYLRPLRPGDEVTFDAVIESVSERKTTKLGAGHFVTTRMDVRADGELAGTHRFRILKYAPHARQTPHAPETPETPETPETPEAPEAPEERKPEPPAASASPARPAPPAAPATSAPSAPSAPRRPRPVVNRDNAGFWEGVAGHRLLIQRCTGCWTLRFPWLPGCSRCGSPEWDTIEASGAGTVFSYVVLHHPSFPAFDPPYAVGLIELAEGVRMVSNIVGVPHDRVRIGMPVRLAFQRVDEEFELPVFRPTAGGEG; this is encoded by the coding sequence ATGAGCGAGGTGGCCCAGGAGGAGCCGGCGCCGGCGGCGCACACCGCCCGGCCCCCGGACACGTCCCTCCCCTACGAACGGCTCAAGTCCTTCGAGGGGCGGCCGGCCGCCACCGCGGCGGTCGGCAAGGACCCGGTCAACGCGCCGATGATCAGGCACTGGTGCGAGGCGGTGGGCGACGCCAACCCGGCCTACCAGGGGTCGGAGGCCATCGCGCCGCCGACGATGCTCCAGGCCTGGACGATGGGCGGCCTCTCCGGCCATACGGACCGTTCGGGCGCGTTCGACGCGCTCTTCGCGCTGCTGGACAGCGCCGGGTACACCTCCGTCGTCGCCACCGACTGCGAGCAGGAGTATCTGCGGCCGCTGCGGCCGGGCGACGAGGTCACCTTCGACGCGGTGATCGAGTCCGTGTCGGAGCGCAAGACGACCAAGCTGGGGGCGGGGCACTTCGTCACGACGCGGATGGATGTGCGGGCGGACGGGGAGCTCGCCGGGACGCACCGCTTCCGGATCCTCAAGTACGCGCCGCACGCCCGGCAGACCCCGCACGCCCCCGAGACCCCCGAGACCCCCGAGACCCCCGAGACCCCCGAGGCTCCGGAGGCTCCGGAGGAGCGGAAGCCGGAGCCGCCGGCCGCGTCAGCTTCGCCCGCCCGGCCCGCCCCGCCCGCCGCGCCCGCCACTTCAGCTCCGTCCGCCCCGTCCGCCCCACGGCGCCCCCGCCCCGTCGTCAACCGCGACAACGCCGGCTTCTGGGAAGGCGTCGCCGGGCACCGGCTGCTGATCCAGCGGTGTACGGGGTGCTGGACGCTGCGTTTCCCCTGGCTGCCGGGGTGCTCGCGGTGCGGGTCGCCGGAGTGGGACACCATCGAGGCGAGCGGCGCGGGAACGGTCTTCTCCTACGTCGTGCTGCACCACCCGTCCTTCCCCGCCTTCGACCCGCCCTACGCGGTCGGACTGATCGAACTCGCGGAAGGGGTACGGATGGTCAGCAACATCGTCGGCGTCCCGCACGACCGGGTGCGCATCGGCATGCCCGTCCGGCTCGCCTTCCAGCGGGTGGACGAGGAGTTCGAGCTGCCGGTCTTCCGCCCCACGGCGGGCGGTGAGGGGTGA
- a CDS encoding acyl-CoA dehydrogenase family protein yields MHLAPTARQEQLRSQLRAYFRELLPDGPVEDAAEQRAVLRRIGADGMLGLGWPTAYGGQGRGPDEQFVFFDEAYRAGAPVSMVTLNTVGPTLMKYGTPQQKDFFLPRILRGELVFAIGYTEPEAGTDLAALRTRAVKRPGGVDAADGGARADGGARADGGAGVEGGAGAEGGAGADRDVAGADRDVAGADHDACADEDAHWLINGAKSFTSNAHRADWIWLACRTDPEAPKHRGISLLLVPTDAPGFSWTPIETVGGLMTTATYYDGIRVPAGNLVGEENGGWQLITNQLNHERVALAALGMQAEDSFDAALAYARTPDQETGERPADRPWVRSRLAEAHARLAATRLLNWRLVGDVGAGTLSPGDAAGVKFAGTESAVEVYRMCQEVAGDAALVRAGSPDAFGDGELERMNRAAQINTFGGGVSEIQREIVATMRLGMRRGRR; encoded by the coding sequence GTGCACCTCGCCCCCACCGCCCGCCAGGAGCAGCTGCGCAGCCAACTACGTGCCTACTTCAGGGAGTTGTTGCCGGACGGGCCGGTCGAGGATGCGGCCGAGCAGCGTGCGGTGCTGCGCCGGATCGGTGCGGACGGCATGCTGGGGCTGGGCTGGCCGACGGCCTACGGAGGGCAGGGCCGCGGGCCCGACGAGCAGTTCGTGTTCTTCGACGAGGCGTATCGCGCGGGCGCCCCGGTCTCGATGGTCACCCTCAACACCGTCGGCCCGACCCTGATGAAGTACGGCACCCCGCAGCAGAAGGACTTCTTCCTGCCGCGGATCCTCCGTGGCGAGCTGGTCTTCGCGATCGGCTATACGGAGCCCGAGGCCGGGACCGACCTCGCCGCACTCCGCACCCGCGCGGTGAAACGGCCGGGTGGGGTGGATGCCGCCGACGGTGGAGCGAGGGCCGACGGTGGAGCGAGGGCCGACGGTGGAGCGGGTGTCGAGGGCGGAGCGGGCGCCGAGGGCGGAGCGGGTGCCGACCGTGACGTGGCGGGCGCCGACCGTGACGTGGCGGGTGCCGATCATGACGCGTGCGCCGATGAGGACGCCCACTGGCTGATCAACGGTGCCAAGAGCTTCACCAGCAACGCCCACCGGGCCGACTGGATCTGGCTCGCCTGCCGCACCGACCCCGAGGCGCCCAAGCACCGGGGCATCTCCCTCCTCCTTGTGCCCACCGACGCACCCGGCTTCTCCTGGACGCCGATCGAGACGGTCGGCGGGCTGATGACCACCGCCACGTATTACGACGGCATCCGCGTCCCGGCCGGGAACCTCGTCGGCGAGGAGAACGGCGGCTGGCAGCTGATCACCAACCAGCTCAACCATGAACGCGTCGCGCTGGCCGCCCTCGGGATGCAGGCCGAGGACTCTTTCGACGCGGCACTGGCGTATGCCCGTACGCCGGACCAGGAGACCGGCGAACGGCCTGCGGACCGGCCCTGGGTACGGTCCCGGCTCGCCGAGGCGCACGCCCGGCTGGCCGCGACCCGGCTGCTGAACTGGCGGCTGGTCGGCGATGTGGGCGCCGGGACGCTCAGCCCCGGAGACGCGGCCGGGGTGAAGTTCGCCGGGACGGAGAGCGCCGTCGAGGTCTACCGGATGTGCCAGGAGGTGGCGGGGGACGCCGCCCTGGTGCGGGCCGGTTCTCCGGACGCCTTCGGGGACGGCGAGCTGGAGCGGATGAACCGGGCGGCCCAGATCAACACGTTCGGGGGCGGGGTGAGCGAGATCCAGCGGGAGATCGTCGCGACGATGCGACTGGGGATGCGGAGGGGGCGGCGATGA